The nucleotide window ATTTAGGAAGATCGAATGAATGCAGTCCCCAAATAACAAATTTCCAATCCCCTATCCCAAATTTGCAAACAACCCCTCCAAAATCGGACAGTCAAGGATCGAAGAAGTTGTcgatcaaaattcaaaagcagaaaaatacaaagaaatcaaGCAGTAAATGAAATTAGGggattttcaaaacaaaaatcctAATTTTAATTCTAAATCCACAAATTGAAAGTTCAAAACCCTAATCCTCAATTTCAGAATCAAAATCGAATCAATGGGCAATAATTTCATGAAGTTTGGCACCTTCAGATTAGAGAAGCTTCGGTTTGGAGGTCGTTAGAGGTGGAACCGTGGAAGTCTGGATCTGGAATATGGGGTAGTGGTCGATGACTCAAGCTCGACGGCCGACGTGTTGAGTCTGTTGACAGAGGGAGTAGGGGGAGAGCAAAGAGTGCAGAGACTCGAGGAATTAGAGAGAGTGTTGAGTCCAAGTATGCTGACATAGCGAAGGATGAgaggagagagtgcagagagacTCGAGAGGTTAGAGAGAGTGCAGGTCtgtctgagggagagagagagggagagagagagagggagcgcAGAGTCATTTGAGAGATAAGAGAGAGGTCTTTTAGCTAacggttgagatttaatctcaacagAATCCAATGCTTACGGTTTATtcaaatatgtgtgtgtgtatccaGGCCCTTTAACAGAAGGGATCcctatttttaaaacaaaaatatgaacATCCTCTTGACTATTagatttggttttgatgaaattctgtagttgagattaaatcacaggccacataatttcattaaaatcaaatctaacagtTAAGAGGAtgtccctattttttttttttttttggaaaatgggGATCTCTTCCCTTAaatgctttatatatatatatatatatatatatattagttcgAGATTACTGAACATTTGGCAACCCTAGTCCCAATTCCCGGGAATCGGATCCCCTCCGGATCCATTTGAACTAAGCCCAAGGATCAAATGATtcgggccattgaaatttgatccaacggctacaattattataacttttaaaggggcccctgtttgtagccgttggatcaaatttcaatggtctggatcatttgatccttaggcTCAGATTTTTTGAGTCCGGAGGGGATCTGGTTCTCAATTCCCGTACCAAAGTCTCCAGATTTTTTCAGTCGGGTTCGAGTAATTAAGGATTTTTTTCCAACCCTACTTATGAGCTTggttgtagaagatccttctccAAATATATAACTCAACATCAAGAGCATGTTAATAACATGTTGTAAGCCTATTTTAATAAGAAAATAGGGAAAAGGTGTGGCACATAGAGAGTTGGGAAATTTCCATGATGTTCTTTCTCACCACtcttatctttatatataataaacatAGCATGGTTCATTGCCTACAAGTAATACAAGGTCCACTAGGAAAGGTCTATAACACAATTCTATATACAATTTaagatttatacaatcacactcctaattaaattagaacttcaacaaaattaactttttataattttaatttatattttgttcaaaATCGGTATTTCACATCTCCTTAAGacttgtccattaaagagattTCTGATCAACAAAAAGTACAAAATGCCTTTCCCAAGACAGTTTGTATCGAGTTATTATCATTAATAGCCAAAATTTAactcttaattttaaaaatgtcaatttttatcaaaactttcaaatataccaaaaaattcatttaaatAGATACAATCACCCTCATAATTTAACCTAATtacacccaaaaccaaaacccaaagaGGAAGGAGAAAACAGTGGAGCCACACACCAATTACCAAGCAAACTTCCGAATTCAAAGGTCGTCTTCTCAAAATTACCATGGATACAATTTATCAAGCGATGCTTTGCCCACATTTATTGAATTGTCTTCaacttctctctctcaaaattcctatttatttatttttttcaattgtaATTATTTTTACTGATAATATCCTCTTAATCAAGATCATCGGTTCCCCTTTTATAAACATGCATCTCTACCTTTCTCTTTGAAAGCACAGAAGTGAAAAGTCAAAAAGTCAATTTCATCCCAAGACATCAAACACTATTTTGATTTGAGCAACACCCATGAAGAACTTTTCATCTGATAAACAAATCCATATCCTTTTCACAATTTTGGCTCAACTGTAGTTTGTATTTTAACCGTTcttgaaaataaataagaaatattaTGAATCCTACAAGgttctgggtttttgttttggcATGAAGTTCTTCCCTGGATAGTAGAACAATGGCTTTGCATTCAATGACACAACAGAGATAGCAGCTTCTGCATTTGAGGGTCAAATTTTGAGGGTATTTGGGTACTTTTGCATGAGTGTTGTGtcatatttgaaattttttataaaacctAACATTTATGAAAATGGAGGTCAAGTTTTGGCTATTAATGATAAAATCTTGTTTGCATCTCCCATCGAACCTCTTCTGAAGGAGGGGAGGAGCTCATTTGACAGGACAAATACAGACGGGTGCTTAAGAATGGCATGAAAAAGACATACGAAATGATCTCCTTGAATCATCATCATCCTATCAAAAATCCAACTTAGCTTTCCATCCTCAAACATCTTAAGCAAACCTGGGCAGTTGTGTGTCTTAACGCATCACATAACATTGTAAACCAACTCTACACAAGAACTTGAACAACCAAAATCCCTCTCAAGGCTTATGATTCATATGTAACGTGGGAACCGGATGTATTACATTTAAGCAATGAACATTATACCGTCTCTTATTTTTGCAATCGTAGAATACAAGCAAATACAGACGTCAGTCACCTACAAACGTTGTATCTCAACTCCTGTTAACTTATCCATGAACAAAATGTACAGCACCCTATTGAGGGTATATATGAGGTCTCTGAGCTGAAAGACCCTAACTGCCACCGTATTGTCAACTAATCCGATCTTTTATATCATCACACCATATAGGGCGTCAAGCTAATCCCAGGTATTTAACTAGCAGTACAGTATAACGGGATCATAAAGGAATTTTGTCAGGCAGGAAGAGGTACCGGAAGTGCGAATCAAATGGAAGAATCCCACAGTTACGTGAACCAAGAAGTTTTTGTCGCCTCTGTGATATGCATTGTTCAACAAAGGCAGCTTGGTGGGGCTGAAGGtaatgtgatatccacacagcTAAATTTGAATCATCCACAATGCCCTTGGCAAAGCAGTGCACCATTTTTGGCACCAACAACCTCCCCCTGCTGCTAACCCCAACCGAAGCTCGAACAAAATCACGCTGGGCTTCCTGAAGCTCTTCCCTCACATTTTTAGCAGTGTACATTCTTACCTGCATTTATGTATTTCAtgtcaaaacataaaaatacaGCTCGAGTCCTCGACTTCCGAGAGGAAACAAAAATTAAGCCTTCAGCACACAGAAGAAGTGTAAAGATTACCGCTGGTGAAGAGTACATTCCACAGCTCAAAGCAAACGTTGCAAGTGGTTCATAGGTATCGATTGCAGACTTCCGTTGCTCATCTGACACCTTCAGCTTGTGAAGGGCAAGAAGCAAAGCCTGATATATTTCACTACAATTGTCAGTCAGGGAATGAAGTATATTAATGGACTAAAATCAAAATTAGTTCATAGCGATCATTAGGCAAAAGTTCATACAATTTGTGGTCTATGGAGTGGTGGCTTCATCTTCAGAATTGCATACTCAATAGCAGCTGCATTGAAAGAATGACCACCAACAGTATAAGCTGCCTGCAAAAGTACGACACCAATCAATACACTTGGCTGGTAATTCTTTGTCAAGCAACCAAAATTTGGCATTATTTTTCCACTGTCATCCAGAACTTAAGAAATGCAAAATTATAGAGAGAACTATCAAAGAAATCGGACCTTTTGCATCAAAGAGAAGAGCTTCAAGTCACTTCTAGGGACTCCATAAGCCAAGTAAGCCTGTTCAAAGTAGTAAACATTTAACTCCACAAGTTTTGCATGGATGCTTTGCAAAGTTGACCAATGTGACATATACTACACATTTAAGAAAATGAAGGAAACTTACATGCATAATCAGTGCATTGTACAAGTTAATCCAGAAAGCTAGCTTCTCATTGTAACTCAGATGGATGGGGTTTACTTTTGCCAATTGCTCGACAAGTACTCTGTTCAGTTTCgggaaaaaagaaaggaagaaaagaaaaagttttaTGATGAGCTTTATATTCAAACAACAATTTTAGAAATTCCAAGACAAACGGTAAGAATTTAAATGTGCAACAATAGTTTATACTTGTCTGACCTATTTTACAAAATGATAGGCTTAGATGCCCACATCGTGTAAGTAAACTATTTTGCAATTACGAACCAACATATTTATTACTTCATATTTACATGTAAACTCTTTTGAGAGTTAGATGGAATCTATCAACAACTTCGGTATTGTTCCAAATTAAGACTTTATCCAATCAAAGGGAAAAcaacaaagtaaagaaaaaggCACGATGAGTTAAAGGCTGCAAAATTCCTAGAAGATTTTTTGAATTCAGACTGTTTGtagtatattttatatttttcacaaGAGAATTTTCTTGATGCACAACATCAAGTATAGTTTGCCAAAGAGAGACAAAACAAGAGTATTACCTGAACCTCCTCAAGGCCCCTGCAGCATATTCTAATTGCTTCTTCCCAACTGACATCCAAGAAACTTCAGTCGCTAATCCATAGTTCCCAATGTCCGCCCAACTCAGTTTTCCTCGAACTTTGTAGGGATCACAGGCATTCTCTGAAGCTAATACTTCAGAGTTACTCTGTATATCAACCTGTGGGCTCTGCACCCATGATGAAATCATCGACCGTTCAGATGATGACCACCAAGAGGAATTGGAAAGATGTCCACGGGGAGACATAGACGAGCATTGGCTCTCTTGTGCTGAAGATTTTGATGGTGTAGCTGAATCAGCCAAAGATATGAATATATTTTTCATACATCTAACCATCTCCTCTGACAGTTGGTTTGGATGATCCCAGAGGCCCTTGGGGCGCATCCCTTTAGGAAGCTTCCCGAACTCAGCAGGTTGAAAAGATTCAGAATCCATCTTCCTAGACATTTTCATATCATGGTGAATTGCAATGGAGTCCACTGCATTCTGATAAtgagtccaaaaaaaaaatgttatccCATGGGTTACCGCTTAAGCTTGCTGAACATTACTCCGCAAATAATCAATCGAGAGAGAGCAATATCTGAGCATGAAAAACTAACAGATACCTCAGTTAATTGTTGATCCTTTGGCTCCTGATATGAGTCATCTTCAGAGGAATGATGTAATTTACGATTGGTGTGCTCTGAAGTCctcaaagaagatgaaatctGGATGAGGTTAAAAGAAGTTAAATACACTACAACGAATTTGGTAAAGACTATATGTTATGCCATCACTTATTAATTCAGGTTACCAGCTGCCTGAAACAAAAAGCTTCTAAAGGGTGTTTGATCACCCAGATATATcttatagaaaaaaatttctggtgtttaaaaaaaatgaacctgCAAATGGCCCATAGAGTTCACCTTTTCCAACCATCATTTCAGGAATTGGAAATAGCTCTACCCTTTACTTATCTTATTagaacaaaatatataaaatagtaAAAACCGTTTCAAGTCATTGACATCAGCAACATTTTCAGTTTTCACTCTACTTTCAAGAcactaaaaaaatattgaaacaaTTTAATAAGACATCAAAAGAAAACAAGGGCATGGAGTAATGACAAAGACAGCATACCGTTAGTTTCATAATGTCAGAGGAGTGAGGAGACATGGACTGAGGAGATGGATGCCTCAGACGATATTCAGCAAGCCTTCGTTCATTTCTTTCTTGACTAAGTTGGAATTGCAAAGCAACCAACTCTTGTTCAAGTTTTGAAACTGTAACCTCCAGCGCAGAAATATTGCTCAGGAGCTCTTGAGCCTGTATAAATGGGACAGAAGACTACATCACTGCCTAAAATCCCAATTTGAAACCTGGATGATAGTTAATATGGGAGCAGAGGTGGAATATGGAAAAGAATAGTTAAGGAAAGCGTTCTAACTCAAGGGAAAACTAACGCAAGGTTCAACTTAATGGGTTACAATCTTTCAAACATTCAGTGTAAATCCTAAACGCTCAAAAGCCGTGCCATAATATGGAATATGAGTTTGATGTTGCCCCTTTCCAATACACTGCTTTCATGACAATCTTGGGGACCTTATAGAAGTTATCAGAGCCATGACTAGGCAGCAGacaaatcaatagtatatagaaTAGAGGAAATGTAGTTTGCATTAAACTAGCCTGAACTCCATGATCGAAATGTCTCGCAGAAGTTAATTTAGAACTATCACAAGGATGCCCAGATAATGATTTATGAAGGGATGAAGTTAattatgaaaacaaaataaacaaaacaagatAAAGGAAAACATACATAGTAAGGGAGGCATGAAGGGCTGGAAAATTTAACAGCATTTTTCTCAATTGCATTTTCCAGGATAGTATGCAGTTCTACTTCTTGCCGCAGCTGCAGTTGCAACCTTTGTACCTATTGCGGAAGCACTTACATAGGTCAATTGTAATTTGTGACAATGACAAATATGTCCTTTAATAAACATATGTATTAGCTCTTAAGACTCTGTTGCAGGAGTTTTGAACAATGAGATGGTCCCTAGCATGTCCCAGGAAATACCTTTACCATTATACTGGAACTATGACATGTTATCTAGCATAACCCAAACTAGGAATTTAGCAAGATTTGAACAGAAGCTGTTTACTGCAGTTAAAAGGAAATCCCTTGAGATCAAAACAGACATAGAGAATGGATGATGAAGCATCCAGGAAATGACAAGCAAATTTACAGCATGCTCTCTGGTTGACAATGCTATACCAATGGCTGCTAAGTCAGAAGTATTATTCAAAGTTGAAAACAAATTTTCTGTTAACTTCTACAATCCCCCAACTTTTGGAAAGAAAGAAGATGCATACGTATAGTATTACAGACACACAAATAGCTGCTTCTTGTTTTCAGGTAGGAAGGAAACTTACATCCTGTTCAAGCTGGAATCTGTAATGGTAAGTATCACTACCTTTAGAGCATGACCCAAATCTTCCAATACCTTCATCGGGATTGGTCAcctaaagataaacaaattatcAGAATTACAATCAATAGGAAGTGACTTAACCACCACATAAACAACAGACAGTAATCTCTATattcaataaaatattaaaatgttaTGTAGTTATTGATTTGAACCACATAAACAACACTCTTTTTTGACCCGAATGAATTCATAAGTTGTAAAGATTTCAATTTATACTTTGTTTGTGCAAAGATTTCAATTTATATTACAAAGCTAACCTGGGAGTGTTATCATTCTTAAAGAGAGGGAAGTGTAATGTAGGAAATAATGAACTCTGGATTCTGTGGATTCTGCAATTTGATACTTTGTTCCTAAATGTACGAAATAATCTATTTGATTCCAAATGCAGCATTGGATCAGAAAAACAATAAATTTGAAGGCATTTGCAATCAAACCTAtctaaaaaatcaatttaagagacgaaaatatattttccttgcATAATCAAGCATCTCCTAGCCTAAATATTTACCGTTGGGCTGGTTCCTAAGTATTTTCATTACAAACATAGTATTGAACTTAATTCACAGATTTGATAAAGATCAGAAAATTATACCTCTAACAGTCATTGAAACATGAATATGAAACAAGTGACTTCAACCATAGAGCATAACTCGAAAGGAAAAGGAGAAACTGAGGTGGGGAATCTAACAGCATAAATTCAACTAATATAGTTTTTGAAAAGGTCTAAATTTGCTGAAACACAAATCAAGTTTATGGAAGATTTTCTTACCTGTGAAAATGAGCTCTCACTCTGAAGTTCTTTTGCAGAAAATGACTGAATTTCCGAATTACTAGTGATGCTAGAATGCGAATATTTACAAAACGAAACGCTTCTGGAAATTGCaaccaaacaaaacaagaaatcatTATCAATGAAATATCTTAAAGACCCACTTCATATACCAAAAAACCGTGGAGTAACAACAAAGAACATGAATGCACACTCACTGGCTCAAGGCAGTTTGCACAAACGGTGAGTCACACATCTTGCGATCATGGAGTTTGGATTTTATCCCTTAAAGCACATCCTGAAATCACCGAAAACAGCTTGGTTTCGGGTACTAGAAGCTATGCCTTCCCAGTTCCCACACATACAAACAAGCATCACAACATCCTGCAAATCCCACTTCAAATGTAAAACACCTgtcttttttccaatttttaatGAAGAGTTTCAGGATGTTTTGTGGAAGACAACCTCAGTATATCTCAGAAACAAGCGTGAATGAGATGTATAAATTAGAAACAAGGCACTGGGCACCTGTGAACCATATGAGGACAAACAAACTCATGAATGCCACAGCTACCAGTCATTTTCAACACAACCATACAAACATTATCAGGACCAGATTCGTTAACCCAAATTCGGTTTCGAATTAAGGCACAA belongs to Malus sylvestris chromosome 17, drMalSylv7.2, whole genome shotgun sequence and includes:
- the LOC126612106 gene encoding uncharacterized protein LOC126612106, whose amino-acid sequence is MCDSPFVQTALSQSVSFCKYSHSSITSNSEIQSFSAKELQSESSFSQVTNPDEGIGRFGSCSKGSDTYHYRFQLEQDVQRLQLQLRQEVELHTILENAIEKNAVKFSSPSCLPYYAQELLSNISALEVTVSKLEQELVALQFQLSQERNERRLAEYRLRHPSPQSMSPHSSDIMKLTISSSLRTSEHTNRKLHHSSEDDSYQEPKDQQLTENAVDSIAIHHDMKMSRKMDSESFQPAEFGKLPKGMRPKGLWDHPNQLSEEMVRCMKNIFISLADSATPSKSSAQESQCSSMSPRGHLSNSSWWSSSERSMISSWVQSPQVDIQSNSEVLASENACDPYKVRGKLSWADIGNYGLATEVSWMSVGKKQLEYAAGALRRFRVLVEQLAKVNPIHLSYNEKLAFWINLYNALIMHAYLAYGVPRSDLKLFSLMQKAAYTVGGHSFNAAAIEYAILKMKPPLHRPQIALLLALHKLKVSDEQRKSAIDTYEPLATFALSCGMYSSPAVRMYTAKNVREELQEAQRDFVRASVGVSSRGRLLVPKMVHCFAKGIVDDSNLAVWISHYLQPHQAAFVEQCISQRRQKLLGSRNCGILPFDSHFRYLFLPDKIPL